In Dehalogenimonas etheniformans, one genomic interval encodes:
- a CDS encoding ABC transporter ATP-binding protein, which produces MVEPLLKVENLIKNYGGLCAVDGVSLEVGRGQFVALVGPNGCGKTTLLSSIYGLRPSDGGQVTFAGRHIEKLSPHQIFDLGMGNAFQFPRLFPSMTVLDNMIIAARNQRGDHLWNSLFRRGAWHRDEERLAIRAMQLLELLNLSHLTFAKAGEMSGGQQKLLEIGRTLMAEPEMMLLDEPAAGVNPVLGRQIFAELDKLKREKGMSFLIIEHRLELIMAFTDWVYVMDRGKIALQGEPEKVINDPVFFEVYIGATKEKS; this is translated from the coding sequence ATGGTTGAACCCCTCCTCAAAGTAGAAAACCTGATAAAAAACTACGGCGGCCTGTGCGCCGTGGATGGCGTCAGCCTGGAGGTCGGGCGGGGCCAGTTCGTGGCGCTGGTCGGTCCCAACGGCTGCGGCAAGACGACGCTTCTATCTTCGATATACGGGCTCCGGCCTTCTGACGGGGGTCAGGTCACTTTTGCCGGGAGGCACATAGAAAAACTATCGCCTCACCAGATATTCGACCTGGGTATGGGCAATGCATTCCAATTCCCCCGGCTGTTCCCGAGCATGACGGTACTGGACAATATGATCATCGCCGCACGCAACCAACGAGGCGACCACCTCTGGAACTCACTCTTCCGCCGCGGCGCTTGGCACCGCGACGAGGAGCGGCTGGCTATCCGGGCGATGCAGCTTTTGGAGCTGCTGAACCTGTCCCACCTGACCTTTGCCAAGGCGGGAGAAATGTCCGGCGGCCAGCAGAAACTCCTGGAAATCGGCCGGACGCTCATGGCCGAACCTGAAATGATGCTGCTGGACGAGCCGGCGGCCGGAGTTAACCCGGTGCTTGGAAGGCAGATCTTTGCCGAACTCGACAAGCTAAAGCGCGAAAAAGGCATGAGTTTCCTGATCATCGAACACCGCCTGGAACTTATCATGGCATTCACCGACTGGGTGTACGTGATGGACCGGGGCAAGATCGCTCTCCAGGGCGAACCGGAAAAAGTGATCAACGACCCGGTCTTCTTTGAAGTTTATATCGGCGCTACCAAGGAGAAATCCTAG
- a CDS encoding ABC transporter ATP-binding protein, with translation MTDIFTASKIVAGYGDVHIVNGVSLRLEEAGSVAIVGPNGSGKSTLVKSFLGFAHLFSGKITFEGNDITGLSSDRTVALGLGYVPQTDNVFRNLSIQENLEMGAFIRTDRSQVKADIESMYQIFPELERRKKFYAGSLSGGERQMLAIARAMMAKPRVLLLDEPLASLSHKAAEGILDKLRLINSHGTGLIVIEQDTRRILAFAKRAYILVGGQLALEGEASTILENEDARKKYLGLAG, from the coding sequence ATGACCGATATTTTCACCGCCTCAAAAATCGTTGCCGGTTATGGCGACGTCCACATAGTGAACGGCGTCTCTTTGCGGCTTGAGGAAGCCGGAAGTGTGGCCATCGTCGGTCCAAACGGCAGCGGCAAATCCACCCTGGTCAAGAGTTTCTTGGGGTTCGCCCACCTGTTCAGCGGCAAAATCACTTTCGAAGGCAATGACATCACCGGACTTTCGTCGGATAGAACTGTGGCGCTGGGCTTGGGTTACGTTCCGCAAACCGACAACGTCTTCAGGAACCTGTCCATCCAGGAAAACCTGGAAATGGGCGCCTTCATCCGCACCGACCGTTCCCAGGTCAAGGCCGATATCGAGAGCATGTACCAGATATTCCCTGAACTTGAGCGGCGCAAGAAGTTTTATGCCGGAAGCCTTTCGGGAGGCGAACGTCAGATGCTGGCGATCGCCCGGGCGATGATGGCTAAGCCGCGGGTGCTTCTACTGGACGAACCCCTCGCCTCCCTTTCCCACAAAGCTGCTGAGGGTATCCTGGATAAGCTGAGACTGATCAACAGCCACGGTACGGGACTCATCGTCATCGAGCAGGATACCCGGCGCATCCTGGCTTTTGCCAAGCGGGCTTACATCCTGGTAGGAGGACAACTTGCCCTGGAGGGTGAAGCCTCAACTATCCTGGAAAACGAGGACGCCAGGAAAAAATACCTTGGACTCGCCGGTTAA
- a CDS encoding ABC transporter substrate-binding protein, translating to MFKKAVILLLTLVMAVTFAACGSGNNNTTGPTTSAPPADVNLGVVMDQTGALSGIGGSLVKSIQLAVEQANATGGINGANIKLWIEDGKTDPAAGFEAIKKLAQINGCKVIIGPMISGAAMSSGQWALDNKVLLISPSATSPDIAQQAWRQFFIRTATTDDVQGKAMAKIITDAGTNKKVAFMVQNNQYGVGIANAVTAALAGKATIVSTIKYDPVKLDYLSELQQIKAAAPDFIVHAGYEDDAIIVFKQAAQLGLGKPIQWITSEGVKAAKTLTDAQAAAFMAQSVVGTNPVSQGTQFDTFKAAYKAKFNEEPGTYNDTVYDATRLAIAAMKTAGTTDSAKIAAAVLAAGQNYAGASGPITFNQYGDRTSATFEEWGVVQSGSTYTYTQIKLITS from the coding sequence GTGTTTAAAAAGGCAGTTATTCTTCTCCTGACACTTGTCATGGCAGTCACCTTTGCCGCCTGCGGCAGCGGCAACAACAACACTACAGGCCCAACCACCTCCGCTCCGCCCGCCGACGTTAACCTCGGCGTGGTTATGGATCAAACCGGCGCCCTGTCAGGCATCGGCGGAAGCTTAGTCAAAAGCATCCAGCTTGCCGTCGAACAGGCAAATGCCACCGGCGGCATCAACGGCGCCAATATCAAACTGTGGATTGAAGACGGCAAGACCGACCCAGCTGCGGGCTTTGAAGCCATCAAGAAATTAGCCCAAATTAACGGTTGCAAGGTCATAATCGGCCCCATGATCTCCGGTGCGGCCATGTCATCAGGTCAGTGGGCTCTTGATAATAAGGTCCTGCTGATTTCACCCTCGGCGACTTCACCTGATATCGCACAGCAGGCTTGGCGCCAATTCTTCATCAGAACCGCCACCACCGACGATGTCCAAGGCAAGGCTATGGCCAAGATCATCACCGACGCCGGAACAAACAAGAAAGTCGCCTTCATGGTACAGAACAACCAGTACGGCGTCGGCATTGCTAATGCTGTTACCGCTGCTCTGGCTGGTAAGGCTACTATTGTCTCCACCATCAAGTACGACCCGGTTAAGCTCGACTACCTGTCTGAATTACAGCAGATCAAGGCCGCTGCGCCGGACTTCATCGTCCATGCCGGATACGAGGATGATGCCATCATTGTCTTCAAACAGGCCGCTCAACTCGGACTCGGCAAGCCGATCCAGTGGATCACCTCCGAAGGCGTCAAGGCTGCCAAGACCCTTACCGACGCCCAGGCTGCTGCCTTCATGGCTCAGTCTGTTGTCGGTACCAACCCGGTTTCTCAAGGCACCCAGTTCGACACTTTCAAGGCTGCCTACAAAGCCAAATTCAACGAAGAACCGGGGACTTATAACGACACCGTTTACGATGCCACGAGGCTGGCGATCGCCGCAATGAAGACCGCCGGTACCACCGATTCCGCCAAGATCGCCGCCGCCGTACTGGCCGCCGGTCAAAACTATGCTGGCGCCTCCGGCCCGATCACCTTCAACCAGTACGGTGACCGGACCTCCGCCACCTTCGAGGAATGGGGTGTCGTCCAGAGTGGCAGCACCTATACCTATACCCAGATCAAGCTGATCACATCCTAG
- the selD gene encoding selenide, water dikinase SelD: MGPGDLAKALCGLPLKSYPEVLVGLDKADDAGVYQLTPEIALVQTIDVITPIVDDPFAFGQVAAANSLSDVYAMGGRPVTAMSFVGFPSGKMEIEILRLILEGAISKLDEAGCALVGGHSVKDDEIKFGLSVTGVIDPKNVLTKGGERPGDKLILTKPLGTGILNTALKGGQLNETETDAVISQMASLNKSAAEVMTALGAHASTDITGFGLVGHAAEMVTLGEVCFRLNWNKIPLMEGAERWAKAGLIPGGAYSNREYREDLLDIEMDLKEWMLDILFDPQTSGGLLIAAPGSVADEMLRRIRAAGCQTAAIIGEVVAEPKGRIIITE, encoded by the coding sequence ATAGGTCCGGGTGACCTAGCTAAAGCCCTGTGCGGCTTGCCTCTTAAATCCTACCCCGAAGTCCTGGTCGGCCTGGATAAAGCCGACGATGCCGGAGTTTACCAGCTCACGCCCGAAATCGCCCTGGTGCAAACGATCGATGTTATCACTCCCATCGTCGACGACCCCTTTGCTTTCGGGCAGGTAGCCGCCGCCAACTCTCTTTCCGATGTCTATGCTATGGGCGGTCGCCCGGTGACGGCGATGAGCTTCGTCGGTTTCCCAAGCGGTAAAATGGAAATAGAAATTCTCCGGCTCATCCTGGAGGGCGCCATCTCCAAGCTCGACGAGGCAGGCTGCGCGTTAGTGGGCGGCCATTCCGTGAAAGACGATGAGATCAAATTTGGGCTATCGGTGACCGGCGTTATCGACCCGAAGAATGTGCTCACCAAGGGCGGGGAGAGGCCGGGGGATAAGCTGATCTTGACCAAACCGCTAGGCACGGGCATCCTGAACACCGCACTCAAAGGCGGCCAGCTTAATGAAACTGAGACGGACGCAGTCATTTCGCAGATGGCATCCTTGAATAAGTCCGCCGCCGAAGTGATGACCGCATTGGGAGCCCACGCCTCCACCGACATCACCGGTTTCGGGCTTGTCGGCCATGCTGCTGAAATGGTCACTCTCGGCGAGGTTTGTTTCAGATTGAATTGGAATAAGATACCATTGATGGAAGGTGCGGAGCGCTGGGCCAAAGCGGGGCTGATCCCGGGGGGGGCATACTCCAATCGGGAATATCGAGAGGACTTACTCGATATTGAAATGGACCTCAAAGAGTGGATGCTGGATATCCTCTTCGATCCGCAGACATCAGGTGGTCTTCTGATCGCCGCCCCGGGATCAGTCGCGGACGAAATGCTCAGACGGATTCGCGCCGCTGGTTGCCAGACCGCCGCCATTATCGGCGAAGTGGTCGCCGAACCTAAAGGCAGGATAATCATCACTGAATAG
- the selA gene encoding L-seryl-tRNA(Sec) selenium transferase: MPNENQSELRKLPSVEKVLSSPELAADIERYSHPVVTATVREIVDKIRDNVSKGGQTPPLDAILEMVKYHLIIEWPGLLEPVINATGIILHTNLGRAPLSAAAVEVLSKLLGGYYALELDLATGERGVRAQSMEKLLQIANGAESALVVNNNAAAVLLVLSTLAKGREVIVSRGELVQIGGGFRVPEVMAASGAILREVGTTNQTFIRDFETAVSDQTAMLLAVHRSNFAIRGFTHDASLPELKELAKQFDLPLIYDLGSGAIIDTATFGMTHEPTIGEALASGADIVCISGDKLFGGPQCGIILGKKFYVDRLRRNPLLRALRIDKYAAIALTATVLQYLKGQAAELPVYRMMGETLDNLTRRADVLVENLATADFSAEVTDGESLAGGGSLPDETLPTRLVVVAVKGSMDEFCRKLRLGTPPVMGCVREGKFVIDLRTVFPDQDTILVNAIADAGKSKH, translated from the coding sequence ATGCCTAACGAAAACCAGAGCGAACTGCGCAAGTTGCCTTCAGTTGAAAAGGTGCTGTCCAGTCCTGAACTTGCAGCTGACATCGAACGTTATTCTCACCCTGTAGTCACCGCTACCGTTCGCGAAATCGTCGATAAAATCAGGGATAACGTTTCAAAGGGCGGCCAAACCCCACCCCTGGACGCGATCCTCGAAATGGTCAAATATCACCTTATTATTGAGTGGCCCGGCTTGTTGGAACCTGTGATCAACGCTACAGGAATCATTCTGCACACTAATCTCGGCCGGGCTCCTTTGTCCGCTGCAGCCGTCGAGGTACTTTCAAAACTATTAGGCGGCTATTATGCCCTGGAACTCGACCTTGCCACAGGCGAGCGCGGAGTGCGCGCCCAATCCATGGAAAAGCTGTTGCAGATAGCCAATGGGGCTGAATCAGCCCTGGTGGTCAATAATAACGCCGCGGCTGTGTTGCTTGTTCTGTCTACCCTTGCCAAGGGCAGAGAGGTTATCGTCTCCCGCGGCGAATTGGTACAGATCGGAGGCGGTTTCCGGGTTCCTGAGGTAATGGCTGCCTCCGGGGCGATACTCCGCGAGGTAGGCACCACCAACCAGACTTTCATTCGCGACTTCGAGACTGCGGTTTCAGACCAAACAGCGATGCTACTTGCAGTTCACCGCTCCAATTTCGCTATCCGCGGCTTTACCCACGACGCCTCGCTACCGGAACTCAAGGAACTGGCCAAGCAGTTCGACCTGCCGCTGATCTATGACCTCGGTTCGGGCGCTATTATCGACACCGCTACGTTCGGTATGACCCATGAGCCGACGATTGGGGAAGCGCTGGCTTCCGGCGCCGACATCGTCTGCATCTCCGGCGACAAACTCTTCGGGGGGCCGCAGTGCGGCATCATCCTGGGCAAGAAGTTCTATGTCGACAGACTCCGCAGGAATCCCCTGCTGAGAGCCCTCAGAATCGATAAATACGCCGCCATCGCCCTCACTGCCACCGTTTTACAATACCTCAAGGGACAGGCCGCAGAACTGCCCGTCTACCGCATGATGGGCGAGACGCTGGATAATCTGACCCGCCGCGCCGATGTTTTGGTTGAGAACCTGGCGACGGCCGATTTCTCTGCAGAGGTGACCGATGGCGAGAGCCTGGCAGGCGGCGGTTCTCTGCCGGATGAAACCCTGCCGACCCGTCTGGTTGTTGTTGCCGTAAAAGGCTCGATGGATGAATTCTGCCGTAAGTTACGGCTTGGTACACCCCCGGTGATGGGATGCGTTCGCGAGGGCAAATTCGTCATCGATCTGCGGACGGTCTTTCCCGACCAAGATACCATATTGGTCAATGCCATCGCGGATGCCGGAAAATCCAAGCATTAA
- the selB gene encoding selenocysteine-specific translation elongation factor — protein MITLGTAGHIDHGKSSIVKALTSIDPDRLPEEKERGMTIDLGFAWFALPSGEKVGLVDVPGHQHFVRNVIPGLTGIDAAMLIVAADDGWMPQTEEHLQIIDLLGIDRGLVVLNKVDLAEADWREMVKNDIVAHLACTSLEGTPLIEVSAKTGQGIDGLKTAIEELAVDVRQQDIKKPRLPIDRVFNIKGTGTVITGTLHHGSLSLGDEIVILPKGISAHIRAIESYKEHLAKAVPGSRVALNLSGVKKDELERGDIIVKQGQETPLSRFLDAELRLLPGVKQPLETGTEVSVFFETTELPARVIGLEGKEVAPGTPAMVQLRLDREVSTLIGERFILRKSSPAETIGGGRILDPLAERYQLKTAAQELDRLIARRKLDLDSLVTTELLKFHFAVRRRFLSDSPFSEAAISKSIEGLTQKGKLNARGDWLVGGDFWIDQTRKLFDVLAGEHKAEPLKKGLSQAEAAAKLALPPELFAALVDELVSTNKIIRSEDILALSSHKPMLSGGQSDMENRIIAAIGKNPTAPPTRTELLQSLTGASNVLRYLLEQGKVIELPDGILLSAAQYRSTRQKVIDVLKSKGQIAIQDMAAITGFSRKYSIPFLTRLDQEGITKRQENVRIPARKLE, from the coding sequence TTGATCACATTAGGAACGGCCGGTCACATCGACCACGGTAAGTCGAGCATAGTGAAGGCGCTCACCTCCATCGATCCTGATCGCCTACCGGAGGAAAAAGAGCGCGGCATGACGATCGACCTGGGTTTCGCTTGGTTCGCCTTGCCTTCTGGTGAAAAAGTCGGCCTTGTCGACGTCCCTGGCCACCAGCACTTCGTCCGTAACGTCATTCCGGGCCTCACCGGCATCGACGCCGCAATGCTCATCGTCGCCGCAGATGACGGATGGATGCCGCAGACTGAAGAGCACCTGCAGATCATCGACCTTCTAGGTATAGATCGAGGTCTTGTCGTCCTCAACAAAGTCGACCTTGCCGAAGCCGACTGGCGGGAAATGGTCAAAAACGATATCGTAGCTCACCTTGCCTGCACCAGCCTCGAGGGAACCCCGCTAATCGAGGTATCAGCCAAAACCGGCCAGGGCATCGACGGATTAAAGACCGCTATCGAGGAATTGGCTGTCGATGTCCGTCAACAGGACATCAAGAAGCCTCGCCTTCCGATCGACCGGGTCTTCAACATCAAGGGCACCGGCACGGTAATCACCGGCACTCTGCATCACGGCTCGTTATCCCTCGGGGATGAAATCGTCATACTTCCGAAAGGCATTTCAGCCCATATCCGCGCTATCGAAAGCTACAAAGAGCACTTGGCTAAAGCGGTTCCCGGCTCCCGCGTCGCCCTGAACCTGTCCGGCGTCAAGAAAGATGAACTCGAACGCGGCGATATCATCGTAAAACAAGGGCAGGAGACGCCTTTATCAAGATTTTTGGACGCGGAATTGCGACTATTGCCCGGGGTCAAACAACCTCTTGAAACCGGGACCGAAGTCTCGGTTTTCTTTGAAACAACCGAACTCCCGGCCAGAGTCATCGGGCTGGAAGGCAAAGAGGTTGCCCCAGGCACTCCGGCCATGGTGCAGCTCAGGCTCGATCGCGAGGTTTCAACCTTAATCGGCGAGCGTTTCATCCTTAGAAAAAGTTCCCCGGCCGAAACCATTGGCGGCGGGCGGATCCTCGACCCATTGGCTGAACGATACCAATTAAAAACCGCCGCTCAAGAACTGGACCGGCTCATTGCTCGCCGCAAACTAGACCTGGATTCACTGGTAACGACCGAGTTGTTAAAATTCCATTTCGCAGTCAGGCGCCGCTTCCTGAGCGACAGTCCTTTCAGTGAAGCGGCAATTTCGAAGTCAATCGAGGGATTGACTCAAAAAGGGAAGTTGAACGCTCGCGGTGACTGGCTCGTCGGTGGCGATTTCTGGATCGACCAAACGCGCAAATTGTTCGATGTGCTGGCTGGAGAACACAAGGCTGAACCGCTCAAGAAAGGATTGTCTCAGGCGGAGGCAGCAGCGAAGCTGGCTCTGCCGCCTGAGCTGTTTGCCGCCCTCGTCGATGAACTCGTCAGCACCAATAAAATCATCCGCTCCGAAGACATCCTGGCTCTTTCAAGCCATAAGCCGATGCTCTCAGGCGGACAGTCGGATATGGAGAACCGCATCATTGCGGCGATAGGAAAAAACCCGACAGCACCGCCTACCAGGACCGAACTGCTCCAATCCCTGACCGGGGCATCGAACGTCCTTCGCTACTTGTTGGAGCAGGGGAAGGTCATCGAACTGCCGGACGGCATATTGCTGTCAGCCGCCCAGTACCGTTCAACAAGGCAAAAGGTTATCGATGTTTTGAAATCGAAGGGCCAAATTGCCATCCAGGACATGGCAGCCATCACGGGATTCTCCCGAAAATATTCGATCCCGTTTCTGACCCGATTGGACCAGGAAGGCATTACCAAGCGCCAGGAAAACGTCCGGATTCCAGCCCGCAAGCTGGAATAA
- a CDS encoding FAD:protein FMN transferase, with product MLNKKLTRRDFVRISAVGAGVLALGGLGIRELLATGGVKEVSETRQLLGTFITIKLVDTEPELAAKAIQGGFAEVERLSSILSRFDPGSDLAMLNRDGYVDNAAPELLGIMQKAKHISDITGGAYDVSVLPLLNLYVDSFADGGAPPSEKQIDAAKDLVNYSGIEVKDKRISLAAPGMCLTLDSIAKGFVVDQTASLLRGRGYSRVLVAGSGDMSLRGARDDGQPWKIGLTHPRALAGYYEVFQTTNDSIATSGDYENTFTPDFSWNHIIDPRIGHSPRELASATVLASDTTYADALSTSAMVLGKTDALSLLESLPGVEALLIDKNMNKYTTSGFEGAVQVLPE from the coding sequence CGGATTGGGGATCAGAGAACTGCTGGCTACCGGCGGAGTTAAAGAGGTCAGCGAGACGCGCCAACTCCTGGGGACGTTCATCACTATCAAACTCGTTGACACCGAACCGGAACTGGCCGCCAAGGCGATTCAGGGAGGCTTTGCCGAGGTCGAGCGGTTGTCATCGATCCTGTCGCGTTTCGACCCGGGCAGCGATCTGGCGATGTTGAACCGTGACGGTTATGTCGATAATGCCGCCCCCGAACTTCTAGGCATCATGCAAAAAGCCAAACATATATCCGACATCACCGGCGGCGCCTATGACGTAAGCGTTCTGCCGCTCCTCAACCTCTATGTCGATAGTTTTGCCGACGGCGGCGCGCCTCCGTCCGAAAAGCAGATCGATGCGGCCAAAGACCTCGTGAATTATTCAGGCATCGAGGTCAAAGATAAGAGGATTTCACTGGCGGCGCCGGGCATGTGCCTAACCCTTGACAGCATCGCCAAGGGGTTTGTGGTTGACCAGACCGCGTCATTGCTCCGCGGCCGCGGTTATTCGAGAGTTCTCGTCGCTGGCTCCGGCGATATGTCACTCCGGGGCGCCAGGGACGACGGACAGCCGTGGAAGATCGGCTTGACTCACCCGAGGGCCCTGGCGGGTTACTATGAGGTCTTCCAGACGACCAACGATTCTATCGCCACCTCCGGGGACTATGAAAACACCTTTACCCCCGATTTCAGCTGGAATCACATCATCGATCCGAGGATAGGTCATTCGCCGAGGGAACTGGCTTCGGCGACGGTTCTAGCCTCCGATACGACCTACGCCGATGCACTGTCTACTTCGGCGATGGTTCTGGGCAAAACCGACGCCCTGTCGCTTCTGGAAAGCCTGCCGGGAGTTGAGGCGCTCCTCATCGACAAGAACATGAACAAGTACACCACCAGCGGTTTCGAGGGTGCGGTGCAGGTCCTGCCGGAATAG